From a region of the Candidatus Cetobacterium colombiensis genome:
- a CDS encoding nitroreductase family protein, producing MNETINNILKRRSTRQYTTENVKHEDLELILEAAVNSPSAMNSQPWHFTVVNDQSILQEISDAAKEIGKNHPDKQMQAMANNPHLHLFYRAPVAILISCKDNVAEGLLSCAAATENILIAAQSLGLGSCWVQFVELLFATKNPIADSILKKLAIPEGYTFNHAVVLGHKASEVTTQKKLKSETITYLK from the coding sequence ATGAATGAAACTATTAATAATATCTTAAAAAGAAGAAGTACTAGACAGTATACCACTGAAAATGTGAAACACGAGGATTTGGAGCTTATACTTGAAGCTGCTGTAAACTCACCAAGTGCTATGAATTCTCAACCTTGGCATTTTACAGTAGTTAATGACCAATCTATTCTACAAGAAATAAGTGATGCTGCAAAAGAAATAGGAAAAAATCATCCTGACAAACAAATGCAAGCAATGGCAAATAATCCACATTTACACCTTTTTTATAGAGCTCCTGTTGCCATTCTAATTTCTTGCAAAGATAATGTAGCGGAAGGTTTATTAAGCTGTGCCGCTGCTACTGAAAATATCTTAATTGCAGCTCAATCTTTAGGATTAGGTAGTTGTTGGGTTCAATTTGTTGAACTTTTATTTGCAACAAAAAATCCCATAGCAGATTCTATCTTAAAAAAACTTGCAATTCCTGAAGGCTATACCTTTAATCATGCAGTTGTTCTTGGACATAAAGCATCTGAAGTTACAACACAAAAAAAATTAAAAAGTGAAACAATTACATACTTAAAATAA